In one window of Myxococcales bacterium DNA:
- a CDS encoding Hsp70 family protein — translation MSRSSKTRRGPAPASKAVLGIDFGTTRTVVAVADRGNYPVVSFETNDGDSVEWFPSIVAVRGDDFRFGFDALDVAREPDWKIVRSMKRLLATPDVGTEPAFGVGRGAAEVLPRFLEALSTALRERSNVADALRDGALEVVIAAPANAFCAQRFYTLEAFRHAGFKVRALLNEPSAAGFEYAHRYARTMSSSREGVIVYDLGGGTFDASLVRMSGARHDVVRAAGISRLGGDDFDAALAELALAEAGREGGLASLEASAAQKLLDDCRAAKEALTPSARKVSVDVDAALGLPSRAISVATADYYDACTPLVERTIEAMAPLFEDGALPFDVAGLYVVGGASSLPLVGRVLKARFGRRVHRSPYPHAAVAIGLAIFGDDTAGFELVDRFSRNFGVFREEEDGRRPTYDPIVTHDVPLPAPGHSPVVVRRRYRAAHDVGHYRFFECATFDDHGVPRGDMAPVTELYFPFAAKLRGAEVDLVSHSVSRLGGEGPLVEERYSVDENGVVRVTIVDLESGFEKSSRLAQPTA, via the coding sequence ATGAGCCGATCTTCGAAAACGCGCCGCGGACCCGCGCCCGCTAGCAAGGCTGTGCTCGGCATCGACTTCGGTACGACGCGAACCGTCGTCGCCGTGGCCGACCGGGGCAACTACCCCGTCGTCAGCTTCGAAACGAACGACGGCGACTCCGTCGAGTGGTTCCCCTCCATCGTCGCTGTGCGCGGTGACGACTTCCGCTTCGGGTTCGACGCGCTCGACGTCGCACGCGAGCCCGACTGGAAGATCGTTCGCTCCATGAAGCGGCTCCTGGCGACGCCGGACGTCGGCACCGAGCCCGCCTTCGGCGTCGGCCGTGGGGCGGCGGAGGTGCTTCCGCGTTTTCTCGAGGCCCTCTCCACGGCGCTGCGCGAGCGGTCGAACGTCGCCGACGCGCTCCGCGACGGAGCCCTCGAGGTGGTCATCGCCGCGCCCGCCAACGCCTTCTGCGCGCAGCGCTTCTACACGCTCGAAGCCTTTAGGCACGCCGGCTTCAAAGTCCGTGCATTGCTCAACGAACCGTCGGCCGCCGGCTTCGAATACGCGCACCGTTACGCGCGCACCATGAGCTCGTCTCGCGAAGGGGTCATCGTCTACGACCTCGGTGGCGGCACCTTCGACGCGTCCCTGGTGCGCATGAGCGGCGCGCGCCACGACGTCGTGCGCGCCGCTGGCATCTCGCGGCTCGGCGGCGACGACTTCGATGCGGCCCTCGCCGAGCTCGCGCTTGCGGAGGCCGGTCGCGAGGGCGGCCTCGCGTCCCTCGAGGCGAGCGCTGCACAAAAGCTCCTCGACGACTGCCGCGCGGCCAAAGAGGCGCTCACGCCGAGCGCTCGCAAGGTCTCCGTCGACGTCGACGCCGCGCTCGGCCTCCCGTCGCGAGCTATCTCGGTGGCGACCGCGGACTACTACGATGCGTGCACGCCGCTCGTCGAACGCACCATCGAAGCCATGGCTCCGCTCTTCGAGGACGGCGCGCTGCCCTTCGACGTGGCTGGGCTCTATGTCGTGGGGGGCGCGAGCTCGCTCCCCCTCGTCGGGCGCGTCCTGAAGGCGCGTTTCGGTCGCCGCGTTCACCGCTCGCCGTATCCGCACGCGGCCGTCGCCATCGGCCTCGCCATTTTTGGCGACGACACGGCAGGCTTTGAGCTCGTCGATCGGTTCTCCCGCAACTTCGGCGTCTTTCGCGAAGAAGAGGACGGCCGCCGACCCACCTACGATCCCATCGTGACGCACGACGTGCCGCTGCCGGCGCCGGGCCATTCGCCGGTCGTCGTTCGTCGCCGCTACCGAGCCGCGCACGACGTCGGGCACTATCGCTTCTTTGAGTGCGCCACCTTCGATGACCATGGCGTTCCGCGCGGTGACATGGCACCGGTCACGGAGCTCTACTTCCCCTTCGCGGCAAAGCTTCGCGGAGCCGAGGTCGACCTCGTGAGTCACTCGGTCTCACGGCTCGGGGGCGAAGGACCGCTCGTCGAGGAGCGCTACTCGGTCGACGAAAACGGCGTCGTCCGGGTGACCATCGTGGACCTCGAGTCGGGCTTCGAGAAGTCGTCGCGTCTCGCGCAACCGACGGCGTAG
- a CDS encoding prolyl oligopeptidase family serine peptidase, with amino-acid sequence MPKTSSALFALTALALLACGACSAESPADAAAAGGPGGGEAAADVDGGAQGPGGPTGQGAATPPVVLPADPATDCPAPYNAKGAGPKAGANAQYSIAGQSRSFTLLLPPATFTGPRPLLFSFHGTTENADKFITRAKLQDFVNKGFIVVAPNAAGNGTYWPVWDGMRGVGHEADPNKDLELVDSLLKCSAAHYEVDKNRVYGVGHSAGGIFMNRLLRSRSKDFAGGIVGSGVFSLTKTDSSANLDGMFVLVTWGGDNDTYKGTTPSGVNVPSFSFVEQASLASTFYEAEKNVGQAYCRGNDIGHAWLPLNTWFIEQLLAHPKGSATPGAVVLPPLPGGSPAVCKTGAYPLPPLPDVTCGSSTRAGCQQACQLMADCAAENRTVGTALGAQLASLGFSGTSCTGCVDKCEAKATTATDAQALSCFQTRQASASCGPGIDGAQPLIDAINDCCAGKTGSKFCVGLCQTINQNSAAKSFFPTCQAIAP; translated from the coding sequence ATGCCGAAAACCTCCTCCGCGCTCTTCGCCCTAACGGCCCTTGCTCTCCTCGCGTGCGGTGCATGCAGCGCCGAGAGCCCCGCCGATGCGGCAGCGGCCGGTGGCCCCGGCGGCGGTGAGGCTGCGGCCGATGTCGACGGCGGTGCCCAAGGCCCCGGCGGGCCCACAGGCCAAGGCGCAGCGACGCCGCCGGTGGTGCTCCCCGCCGATCCCGCCACCGATTGCCCCGCGCCCTACAACGCAAAGGGCGCTGGGCCCAAGGCTGGCGCGAACGCGCAGTATTCGATCGCCGGTCAGTCACGCAGCTTCACGCTGCTCTTGCCGCCGGCCACGTTCACCGGACCAAGGCCGCTGCTCTTCTCGTTCCACGGCACCACCGAGAACGCCGACAAGTTCATCACCCGCGCGAAGCTCCAGGACTTCGTGAACAAGGGTTTCATCGTCGTTGCGCCGAACGCCGCGGGCAACGGCACGTATTGGCCCGTCTGGGACGGCATGCGCGGCGTGGGGCACGAGGCCGATCCGAACAAAGATCTCGAGCTCGTCGACAGTCTCCTCAAGTGCTCGGCGGCTCACTACGAGGTCGACAAGAACCGCGTCTACGGCGTGGGCCACTCGGCCGGCGGGATCTTCATGAACCGCCTCCTGCGTAGCCGCTCGAAGGACTTCGCCGGCGGCATCGTCGGCTCCGGCGTGTTCTCGCTCACCAAGACGGATTCGAGCGCCAACCTCGACGGCATGTTCGTGCTGGTCACGTGGGGCGGCGACAACGACACCTACAAGGGCACGACGCCCAGCGGCGTCAACGTGCCGTCGTTCAGCTTCGTCGAGCAAGCGTCGCTCGCGTCGACGTTCTACGAAGCCGAGAAGAACGTCGGCCAGGCGTATTGTCGCGGCAACGACATCGGCCACGCGTGGCTGCCGCTCAACACGTGGTTCATCGAGCAGCTGCTCGCGCATCCCAAGGGCAGCGCGACACCCGGTGCCGTCGTGCTCCCGCCCTTGCCGGGTGGCTCGCCGGCGGTCTGCAAGACCGGCGCGTACCCGCTCCCGCCGCTGCCCGACGTGACGTGCGGTTCGAGCACGCGCGCCGGCTGCCAGCAGGCCTGCCAGCTCATGGCCGATTGCGCCGCGGAGAATCGGACCGTCGGGACCGCTCTCGGCGCCCAACTGGCGTCGCTGGGGTTCTCCGGTACGAGCTGCACGGGCTGCGTCGACAAGTGCGAGGCGAAGGCAACGACGGCCACCGATGCGCAGGCGCTCTCGTGCTTCCAGACGCGTCAAGCGAGCGCGAGCTGCGGTCCGGGCATCGACGGCGCTCAGCCGCTCATCGACGCCATCAACGACTGCTGCGCCGGCAAGACCGGGTCGAAGTTCTGCGTGGGCCTCTGCCAGACGATCAACCAGAACTCGGCGGCGAAGTCGTTCTTCCCGACGTGCCAAGCCATCGCTCCCTGA
- a CDS encoding trypsin-like peptidase domain-containing protein — protein MARSALPLLFSVPLVFALGCKSTNATAEPPKPAGQAETTRAPFATPPVLAGAPDIATLVAKVQPGVVSVVVDSVRPAAAGGLDMFEFFGGRGPRGGDESFRSRSQGSGFIIDKEGHVVTNAHVVDGVTDVRVKLADGRELKASVKGRDPRLDLAVLKIQGEKADFPAAALGVSEAVRVGEYVVAMGNPMGLGHTVTMGIVSAKSRTIGAGPYDDFIQTDASINPGNSGGPLFNLKGEVIAINTAIINPQRAQNIGFAIPVDALKDVLPQLIAKGTVSRGRIGVGFQPVDASLAKALGLDKPKGAIASDVEPGGPADRAGVRSGDIILSVGADAVNAAQDLPRLVAKHAPGSKVELKIQRDRQALSIPITLEELKEERAARAPVVQGGPAAASSSALGVSVDDAPNGGALVRGVTPGSRADGELIAGDVILEVNRARVESAADLSKKVQAAPNSGALLLKVQRNGRTRFVGIER, from the coding sequence ATGGCCCGATCCGCCCTGCCGCTCCTCTTTTCCGTCCCGCTGGTCTTCGCCCTCGGCTGCAAGAGCACCAACGCCACCGCCGAGCCACCCAAACCCGCGGGACAGGCCGAGACGACCCGCGCACCCTTCGCCACACCGCCGGTGCTTGCCGGGGCGCCCGACATCGCGACGCTGGTCGCGAAGGTGCAACCGGGCGTCGTGAGCGTTGTCGTGGATTCCGTGAGACCCGCCGCGGCCGGTGGCCTCGACATGTTCGAGTTTTTTGGCGGCCGCGGACCGCGCGGCGGCGACGAGTCGTTTCGCTCCCGGTCGCAGGGCTCGGGCTTCATCATCGACAAGGAGGGTCACGTGGTGACCAATGCGCACGTCGTCGACGGCGTGACCGACGTTCGCGTGAAGCTCGCCGACGGTCGCGAGCTCAAGGCGTCGGTCAAGGGGCGCGACCCGCGGCTTGACCTTGCGGTCCTAAAAATTCAGGGTGAAAAGGCCGATTTTCCTGCCGCCGCCCTCGGCGTCTCGGAGGCTGTGCGCGTCGGTGAATACGTGGTGGCCATGGGCAATCCGATGGGACTTGGTCACACGGTCACGATGGGCATCGTCAGCGCCAAGAGCCGCACCATCGGCGCCGGGCCCTACGACGACTTCATCCAGACCGATGCGTCGATCAACCCAGGCAACAGCGGCGGACCGCTCTTCAACCTGAAAGGCGAGGTCATCGCCATCAACACGGCGATCATCAACCCGCAGCGCGCGCAGAACATCGGCTTCGCCATCCCCGTCGACGCCCTGAAGGACGTGCTCCCGCAGCTCATCGCCAAGGGCACTGTGTCTCGCGGACGCATCGGCGTCGGCTTTCAGCCGGTCGACGCGTCGCTCGCCAAGGCGCTCGGTCTCGACAAGCCGAAGGGCGCCATCGCTTCAGACGTCGAGCCCGGCGGCCCCGCCGACCGCGCCGGCGTTCGCTCCGGCGACATTATCCTCTCGGTCGGCGCCGACGCGGTGAACGCCGCGCAAGACCTCCCGCGACTCGTGGCTAAACATGCGCCCGGCTCCAAGGTGGAACTCAAAATCCAGCGCGACCGGCAGGCCCTCTCGATCCCCATCACCCTCGAGGAGCTGAAGGAGGAGCGCGCGGCCCGCGCCCCCGTCGTGCAGGGCGGTCCTGCTGCCGCATCGTCCTCCGCGCTCGGCGTGAGCGTCGACGACGCGCCGAACGGCGGGGCCTTGGTTCGGGGCGTGACCCCGGGCAGCCGCGCCGACGGTGAGCTCATCGCCGGCGACGTCATCCTTGAGGTCAACCGCGCCCGCGTCGAAAGCGCCGCGGATCTCTCCAAGAAGGTGCAAGCTGCACCGAATTCGGGAGCGCTCTTGCTCAAGGTGCAGCGCAACGGCCGAACGCGCTTTGTCGGCATCGAGCGCTAA
- a CDS encoding DMT family transporter, whose protein sequence is MPFRITRRLVLSSGVPTASRSIEPTRPGDAALLVVAAMSIALASPLAKAVVGLGPLGVGAGRCAVGSALLFLLAPRLTLRSLATLTPKGASQLAVVGVLLAAHFACFLWGLSLTSLPAAVSLVSLEPLAVVLLSWFAFRMRPRGLEMVGLAVAVAGALVIAQGAGHGENRLIGDVLVVFAVVLYGAYVAAARGLQHLLPVVPYAAAVYGVAAISLVPFAIGEAGGVPHPPARTLLLVVLMGLLPTLVGHTLIQRLARRLSPSVVALVPVGETVGSIAIGVAFQGFVPTAAEWVGALAILGGAVVVSRANVSARAEAKG, encoded by the coding sequence ATGCCTTTTCGTATCACGAGGCGGCTCGTGTTATCGAGCGGCGTGCCTACGGCGAGCCGATCCATCGAGCCGACGCGACCCGGGGATGCGGCGCTCCTCGTCGTGGCGGCGATGTCCATCGCGCTGGCGTCGCCGCTCGCCAAGGCCGTCGTGGGGCTCGGCCCGCTGGGCGTTGGCGCCGGACGCTGCGCGGTCGGTAGCGCCCTTCTGTTCCTGCTCGCGCCGCGCCTCACGCTTCGGTCGTTGGCCACCTTGACACCCAAGGGAGCCTCGCAGCTAGCCGTCGTGGGCGTCCTCCTGGCAGCCCACTTCGCGTGTTTCCTTTGGGGCCTCTCGCTCACCTCGCTGCCGGCGGCCGTCTCGCTCGTGTCCCTCGAGCCGCTCGCCGTTGTGCTGCTCTCATGGTTCGCGTTTCGCATGAGGCCTCGGGGCCTCGAGATGGTGGGCCTCGCCGTCGCTGTGGCTGGCGCCCTCGTGATCGCGCAAGGGGCCGGCCACGGCGAAAACCGCCTGATCGGTGACGTGCTCGTCGTTTTCGCGGTGGTGCTGTACGGCGCGTACGTCGCCGCCGCTCGCGGGCTTCAACACCTCCTTCCCGTGGTGCCCTACGCCGCCGCCGTCTACGGCGTCGCGGCGATTTCGCTCGTGCCCTTCGCCATCGGCGAAGCCGGCGGCGTGCCGCATCCGCCGGCCCGCACGCTGCTCTTGGTCGTGCTCATGGGCCTCTTGCCTACGCTCGTCGGGCACACGTTGATTCAAAGGCTCGCGCGCCGCCTCTCCCCGTCGGTCGTGGCCTTGGTGCCCGTTGGGGAGACGGTCGGCTCGATCGCCATCGGCGTCGCGTTTCAGGGCTTCGTCCCGACGGCGGCCGAGTGGGTCGGCGCGTTGGCCATCCTGGGCGGGGCCGTGGTCGTTTCCCGAGCGAACGTGTCGGCCCGCGCCGAGGCGAAGGGCTAG
- a CDS encoding citrate/2-methylcitrate synthase, which yields MIRKGMGAEPTSPTIDSSLAGVAVATTRIAWVDPVRGAFVRGYSLAELAERESYERIAHLVLRGELPHQATSFGDVLAESVLEAERPSIARDLGRALGSEQGLVAAMPLIGEDDWWLDPPQAMPRLVGRIPAVVAAVGGAPPPPRGSYAARALHALGAKRTDAAALRALEVLLALEAEHGLSASTFACRVAASSGASPAVALAAACATLSGPRHGGATRDAQALLSSVAACNDVDALVRSRRAQKQVFPGFGHRIYKGADPRLPPLRSAILAMSDVPLQKAACDLEAAVLRVFAPKVLRANIDLWGAVLLDALGVEPSMYVAAFALGVGCGWLAHFEEQLGEGRLVRPESAYAGPPERHL from the coding sequence GTGATACGAAAAGGCATGGGCGCCGAGCCGACTTCGCCGACCATCGATTCGAGCCTCGCCGGTGTCGCCGTGGCCACCACGCGCATCGCCTGGGTTGACCCGGTCCGAGGCGCATTCGTTCGCGGGTATTCGCTCGCTGAGCTCGCCGAACGAGAGAGCTACGAGCGCATCGCGCACCTGGTGTTGCGCGGCGAATTGCCCCACCAGGCGACGAGCTTTGGCGACGTCTTGGCCGAGAGTGTGCTTGAGGCCGAGCGGCCTTCCATCGCCCGCGATCTAGGGCGAGCGTTGGGCTCCGAGCAAGGGCTCGTCGCGGCCATGCCGCTCATCGGCGAAGACGATTGGTGGCTCGACCCGCCTCAGGCGATGCCGCGCCTCGTCGGGCGCATCCCGGCGGTGGTCGCGGCCGTGGGAGGCGCGCCGCCGCCGCCGCGAGGGAGCTATGCCGCGCGCGCCCTCCATGCGCTCGGGGCCAAGCGAACCGACGCTGCGGCGCTTCGCGCCCTTGAGGTGCTCTTGGCGCTCGAGGCCGAGCACGGCCTCTCGGCATCGACCTTCGCGTGCCGCGTCGCTGCCTCGTCGGGAGCCAGCCCCGCCGTGGCGCTTGCCGCCGCCTGCGCGACGCTCTCTGGACCACGTCACGGCGGCGCCACGCGCGACGCGCAGGCGCTGCTCTCAAGCGTGGCCGCCTGCAACGACGTCGACGCGCTCGTTCGCTCGCGGCGTGCGCAAAAGCAGGTGTTCCCCGGCTTTGGACACCGGATCTACAAGGGCGCGGACCCGCGGCTGCCGCCGCTCCGAAGCGCCATTCTGGCGATGAGTGACGTCCCGCTCCAGAAGGCCGCCTGCGACCTCGAAGCCGCTGTTCTGCGAGTCTTCGCCCCGAAGGTCCTTCGCGCGAACATCGATCTTTGGGGGGCCGTCTTGCTCGACGCCTTGGGCGTGGAGCCTTCGATGTATGTTGCAGCCTTCGCGTTGGGCGTGGGGTGCGGTTGGCTCGCGCACTTCGAAGAGCAACTCGGCGAAGGGCGCCTCGTGAGGCCCGAGAGCGCCTACGCGGGGCCGCCGGAACGCCACCTCTGA
- a CDS encoding radical SAM protein — MTYRSQELIPAGRLALLRRAPLVAKTREIGVRSPSPAPPARRDPMRDAPLLPEPTRGTPQQGTILLINPFYAKDVHASFGKHVLTPSLALTSLAGATPPPWNVRYWDENLLQGPPPAQPVPEVVGITVHLTFAHRAYELAAYFRALGSVVVLGGLHALSCPDEVAEHADVMVVGNGVPVWPRLLSDLRAGRLERRYDADYLDYASDPPPARHIVPESGFLTRASVIATQGCHNRCDFCYLATGDTRIKYQMREPKQVAREVDEAGEPYAVFVDNNLGSSRRYLRDLCRELRPLEKIWSAAVTLDVTDDPSLVREMALAGCTGVFIGFESLRDANVEDSGKRSPRARDYARRIKLFHDVGIQVNGSFVLGFDHDDVSVFQELAEWIEETRLECATFHILTPYPATPLFHRMEAEGRLLHKDWSLYDTAHCVFRPKRMTKEELEAGYAWLYERLFSLASIWARRPEDAAAVAPYLGMALLYKRVNPLWQRLIEQRLTHAVWTPLVELTRLRHLAFRRRLAAGEGGAPLRAPMRPSV, encoded by the coding sequence ATGACGTACCGGTCCCAAGAGCTCATTCCCGCTGGCCGCCTCGCGCTCTTGCGGCGCGCGCCGCTCGTCGCCAAGACGCGCGAGATCGGCGTGCGTTCGCCCTCGCCAGCGCCGCCCGCTCGTCGCGACCCCATGCGCGACGCGCCGCTGCTGCCGGAGCCCACGCGCGGCACCCCGCAGCAGGGAACGATCCTCCTCATCAACCCGTTTTACGCGAAGGACGTCCACGCGAGTTTTGGCAAGCACGTGCTCACGCCGAGCTTGGCGCTGACGAGCCTCGCTGGCGCGACGCCGCCGCCATGGAACGTGCGCTACTGGGACGAGAACCTCCTCCAAGGCCCGCCGCCGGCGCAGCCGGTGCCGGAGGTGGTGGGCATCACCGTGCACCTCACCTTCGCGCATCGCGCCTACGAGCTCGCCGCCTACTTTCGCGCCTTGGGATCCGTCGTTGTCTTGGGCGGCCTTCACGCGCTCTCGTGCCCCGACGAGGTGGCCGAACACGCCGACGTGATGGTGGTCGGCAATGGCGTGCCGGTGTGGCCGCGGCTGCTCTCAGACCTCCGCGCGGGACGCCTCGAGCGGCGCTACGACGCGGACTACCTCGACTACGCGTCGGACCCGCCTCCGGCCCGTCACATCGTGCCGGAGAGCGGCTTTCTGACGCGCGCATCGGTCATCGCGACGCAGGGGTGCCACAACCGCTGCGACTTTTGCTACCTCGCGACGGGCGACACGCGCATCAAGTATCAAATGCGTGAGCCCAAGCAGGTGGCTCGCGAGGTCGACGAGGCGGGGGAGCCGTACGCGGTCTTCGTCGACAACAACCTCGGATCGAGTCGGCGCTACCTGCGCGACTTGTGCCGCGAGCTTCGTCCCCTTGAGAAGATCTGGAGCGCAGCCGTGACGCTCGACGTCACTGACGATCCGTCGCTCGTACGTGAGATGGCCCTCGCCGGCTGCACCGGCGTCTTCATCGGCTTCGAGAGCCTCCGTGACGCCAACGTAGAGGACTCGGGAAAGCGGAGTCCGCGCGCCCGCGACTACGCGCGCCGCATCAAGCTGTTCCACGACGTCGGCATCCAGGTGAATGGGAGCTTCGTCCTTGGCTTCGATCACGACGACGTCTCCGTCTTCCAAGAGCTCGCCGAGTGGATTGAAGAGACGCGGCTCGAGTGCGCGACCTTTCACATTCTGACGCCCTATCCGGCGACGCCGCTCTTTCACCGCATGGAGGCGGAGGGGCGCCTCCTCCACAAGGACTGGTCGCTCTACGACACGGCGCACTGCGTTTTTCGACCCAAGCGCATGACGAAGGAAGAGCTCGAGGCCGGCTACGCGTGGCTCTACGAGCGACTCTTTTCGCTCGCCTCGATCTGGGCGCGGCGTCCCGAAGACGCTGCGGCGGTGGCGCCCTACCTCGGCATGGCGCTCCTCTACAAGCGCGTGAATCCCCTGTGGCAACGCCTCATCGAGCAGCGTCTAACGCACGCCGTGTGGACGCCGCTCGTGGAGCTCACGCGGCTTCGGCACCTCGCCTTTCGCCGCCGCCTCGCGGCGGGGGAGGGAGGAGCGCCGCTCCGCGCGCCGATGCGCCCGTCGGTGTGA
- a CDS encoding response regulator, producing the protein MLTALIADDEELARRRMKRLLEDADDIEVVRECTTAVEVLQALANEPVDLLFLDIHMPGMSGIEALRLLPEPRPYVIFCTAHAEHALSAFDVGAVDYLLKPIESERLDKALARARQAAGADPRDSSAGAVNGAPESAPFERLPIATKTGIFLVSPEDVVSAVLEGELVRVRTSKGDFLSDDSLQALGGKLPGSHFYRVHRRAIVNLKHVVRLEPLDTGGYVAHTSLGDGVEVSRQAARLLRRRLGLRRSDDDR; encoded by the coding sequence ATGCTGACAGCGCTCATCGCCGACGACGAGGAGCTCGCTCGAAGGCGCATGAAGCGCCTCCTCGAAGACGCCGACGACATCGAAGTCGTCCGCGAATGCACGACGGCCGTCGAGGTGCTTCAGGCCCTCGCGAACGAGCCCGTGGACCTTCTCTTTTTGGACATCCACATGCCGGGCATGAGCGGCATCGAGGCGCTCAGGCTCCTGCCCGAGCCGCGGCCGTACGTGATCTTCTGCACGGCCCACGCAGAGCACGCGCTCTCGGCCTTCGATGTCGGCGCCGTCGACTACCTCCTCAAGCCCATCGAGAGCGAGCGCTTGGACAAGGCGCTCGCGCGCGCGCGGCAGGCGGCTGGCGCCGACCCTCGCGATTCGAGCGCGGGCGCGGTCAACGGCGCTCCGGAGAGCGCGCCCTTTGAACGCCTCCCCATCGCCACCAAGACCGGGATCTTTCTCGTGAGTCCCGAAGACGTCGTGTCTGCGGTCCTCGAGGGCGAGCTCGTTCGCGTTCGCACCAGCAAGGGGGACTTCTTGTCCGACGACTCGTTGCAGGCGCTCGGCGGCAAGCTGCCCGGCAGCCACTTCTACCGCGTGCATCGTCGCGCCATCGTCAACCTCAAGCACGTCGTTCGCCTCGAGCCGCTCGATACCGGCGGCTACGTCGCCCACACCTCGCTCGGCGATGGCGTCGAGGTGTCTCGCCAGGCAGCGCGGCTCTTGAGGCGCCGCCTCGGCCTCCGTCGCTCCGACGACGATCGCTGA
- a CDS encoding histidine kinase: MADAKRHSFSETLASLLEPRRLLPIVLVCSPLVVAQGALSSDRFAIPLGVAMCAAFVVIAPHAYRALFLDAPPRAMASELVAMAAYVMLAATVVVGLAVGVPSVTGMGHTFLTSPTSIAICSALFAVGGWGLARDIDLEAKLGRARRREEELSRAAERAQLLAIRANFDPHFLFNTLNAIAEWCRTDGEVAEKAILKLSAMLRTVQTGVTAPSWPLERELSLVRALFDLYLVRSPSAFTLKVDVDESLASVLLPPLMVLPLAENAMKHGPSAGFGGEVLLRVCRSGDDVSVVVENPGPFRGPRAGSQGLPTIERRLALAYDSRATLSVAPIESTRTRATLTLPIRGPIADEGAS; the protein is encoded by the coding sequence ATGGCTGACGCGAAGCGCCACAGCTTCTCGGAGACGCTCGCGTCGCTCCTCGAGCCGCGGCGGCTCTTGCCCATTGTCCTCGTGTGCAGCCCGCTCGTCGTCGCCCAAGGGGCCCTCAGCAGCGATCGCTTCGCGATCCCCTTGGGCGTCGCCATGTGCGCGGCCTTCGTCGTCATCGCGCCACACGCATACCGCGCGCTCTTTCTCGACGCTCCGCCGCGAGCGATGGCTTCGGAGCTTGTGGCCATGGCCGCGTACGTCATGCTTGCGGCGACGGTCGTCGTCGGCCTCGCCGTTGGTGTTCCCTCCGTCACCGGCATGGGGCACACGTTTCTCACGAGCCCGACGAGCATCGCCATCTGCTCCGCGCTCTTCGCCGTCGGTGGCTGGGGTCTCGCTCGCGACATCGATCTCGAGGCGAAGCTCGGGCGGGCTCGGCGCCGCGAGGAAGAGCTCTCGCGTGCGGCCGAGCGGGCGCAACTCTTGGCCATCCGTGCCAACTTCGACCCGCACTTCCTGTTCAACACGCTCAACGCCATCGCCGAGTGGTGCCGCACCGACGGGGAGGTGGCGGAGAAGGCGATCCTCAAGCTCTCGGCCATGTTGCGGACGGTTCAAACAGGCGTCACGGCGCCATCCTGGCCTCTCGAGCGCGAGCTTTCGCTCGTGCGTGCGCTCTTCGATCTCTACCTTGTCCGCTCGCCGTCCGCCTTTACGTTGAAGGTCGACGTCGACGAGAGCCTCGCGAGCGTCCTTTTGCCTCCGCTCATGGTGCTTCCCCTCGCGGAGAACGCCATGAAGCACGGCCCGAGCGCCGGTTTCGGCGGCGAAGTCTTGCTTCGGGTCTGCCGCTCTGGCGACGACGTGAGCGTGGTGGTCGAAAACCCAGGGCCCTTTCGCGGCCCGCGCGCGGGCTCGCAAGGGCTCCCGACGATTGAGCGGCGACTGGCCCTCGCTTACGATTCGCGAGCGACCCTTTCCGTCGCACCGATCGAGTCCACGCGGACGCGCGCGACGCTGACCTTGCCCATCCGCGGGCCCATCGCCGACGAGGGCGCTTCGTGA
- a CDS encoding sugar transferase — protein sequence MRRHAKRALDLLLLGLTAPVFGSIFLVAAGAVLAVDGRPVFFQQRRVGLGGVPFTVWKLRTMTCERDVAARKATSLGHQLRRRGLDELPQFMNVLAGHMSLVGPRPLSLPDTARLGERVAGFHRRLECVPGITGLAQVLGTSTATETLAADLAYAEHRSVAFDAAILACTVVVNAVGKARARPLARGLLRRFIASPGDGAPSSPAATLTHRITSRHG from the coding sequence ATGCGTCGCCACGCGAAACGAGCGCTCGACCTCCTTCTCTTGGGGCTCACGGCGCCGGTCTTCGGCTCCATCTTCCTGGTCGCCGCAGGTGCCGTCTTGGCCGTCGACGGGCGCCCCGTCTTTTTTCAGCAACGGCGCGTGGGGCTAGGCGGCGTCCCCTTCACGGTGTGGAAGCTTCGGACCATGACGTGTGAGCGGGACGTTGCGGCCCGCAAGGCCACGTCTCTCGGGCACCAACTTCGTCGGCGTGGCCTCGACGAGCTCCCGCAGTTCATGAACGTCCTCGCGGGCCACATGAGCCTGGTGGGGCCGCGGCCGCTGTCGCTGCCCGACACCGCAAGGCTGGGCGAACGTGTCGCCGGTTTTCATCGGCGCCTCGAGTGTGTGCCCGGCATCACCGGGCTCGCGCAGGTCCTCGGTACATCGACGGCGACGGAGACGCTCGCGGCCGATCTCGCCTACGCGGAGCACCGCTCCGTCGCCTTCGACGCGGCGATCTTGGCGTGCACGGTCGTGGTCAACGCGGTGGGCAAGGCTCGCGCGCGGCCGCTGGCGCGCGGTCTCTTGCGCCGCTTCATCGCGTCACCGGGCGACGGTGCTCCGTCGTCGCCCGCCGCGACGTTGACGCATCGGATAACCTCCCGCCATGGCTGA